One part of the Planctomycetota bacterium genome encodes these proteins:
- a CDS encoding glycosyltransferase family 4 protein, whose product MKLLFLTQKRDAPSTRWRILQFVPHFEKAGIACAVEEWPSGTLARLGLARKAAEFDVVVLQKRLLPKLLLHRLRRNARALVYEFDDGVTLKRDAERVVRESPTRERRFRRTVREADAVITTNDYLARLAERAGAPPDRVHVFPPVIDLARWTPRDGTAPEGGGVTIGWMGTPANLPALEMLQGPLARLCRRHEGLRVKVVCDEAPRLPGVRVEHKPYSPADETAEVRSFDVGIAPLVEDPWTRGKLSTKVLVYMAAGVPVVGSDVAANRLYLREGENGFLAGTLAQWEERLGRLVEEPALRREMGARARASAERDFSLAAAVPRYLELFRRLATAPPASAGASAP is encoded by the coding sequence GTGAAGCTCCTCTTTCTGACTCAGAAGCGGGACGCCCCGAGCACGCGCTGGCGGATTCTGCAGTTCGTGCCGCATTTCGAAAAGGCGGGGATCGCCTGCGCCGTGGAGGAGTGGCCGTCCGGGACGCTCGCCCGTCTGGGTCTGGCCCGGAAGGCGGCCGAATTCGACGTGGTGGTGCTTCAGAAGCGGCTCCTGCCGAAGCTGCTTCTGCATCGCCTGCGGCGGAACGCGCGGGCGCTCGTTTACGAGTTCGACGACGGCGTCACTCTCAAGCGGGATGCCGAGAGGGTCGTGCGTGAGTCGCCCACGCGCGAGCGTCGCTTCCGGCGGACGGTCCGGGAGGCCGACGCCGTGATCACGACGAACGACTATCTGGCGCGGCTGGCGGAGCGGGCGGGGGCGCCGCCGGACCGGGTACACGTCTTTCCGCCCGTCATCGACCTTGCCCGGTGGACGCCGCGGGACGGCACGGCCCCGGAGGGAGGCGGGGTTACGATCGGGTGGATGGGCACCCCCGCGAACCTTCCGGCGCTCGAGATGCTTCAGGGGCCGCTCGCGCGGCTCTGCCGCCGGCACGAGGGACTCCGGGTGAAGGTGGTCTGCGACGAGGCGCCCAGGCTTCCCGGCGTGCGCGTGGAGCACAAGCCGTATTCGCCGGCGGACGAAACGGCGGAGGTGCGCTCCTTCGACGTGGGAATCGCGCCGCTCGTGGAGGACCCGTGGACGCGGGGGAAGCTCTCCACGAAGGTTCTGGTCTACATGGCGGCGGGGGTGCCCGTGGTGGGCTCGGATGTCGCGGCGAACCGGCTCTATCTGCGCGAGGGAGAGAACGGGTTTCTCGCGGGGACGCTGGCGCAGTGGGAGGAGCGCCTGGGGCGTCTTGTGGAGGAGCCGGCGCTGCGGCGCGAGATGGGCGCGCGCGCCCGGGCGAGCGCCGAGCGGGACTTTTCGCTGGCGGCCGCCGTGCCGCGGTATCTCGAACTCTTCCGGAGGCTCGCTACTGCTCCTCCAGCCAGCGCAGGAGCGTCCGCACCATGA
- a CDS encoding DNRLRE domain-containing protein — protein sequence MRHTGLRFALLGVVAVLMMNMAASVTIVLWSPRQVNPAFVEPGRTFTADVQGPSWLSTGGWSASLANDLRSWNCTVTSAVAAKIKHGTLDGWKLTIRVPSDVPPELFKLTVSHSAGASASWSHAVSVVPDLEAPFYILHMTDEHARDRYASQASGYRSAELVGWAAPVVNLINPRFVLNSGDDVHDWWKLNRPDQISWYKASKAKYRVPTIIIPGNHDVAPMSDAAHATTTQKWDREMGYRGFSVRMGPSFYLLGHDYYDGSMRTWASEEWNRSFSDSAIAFRVLTQHYTDAYALRPGSGRYPHLMLVGHLHYNDVVQTTPYPLLITTTAADYAKCGFLEFRRTSTGGWYCPSVSTHENAGNQIALVGDWGSPRITTSWAKPNDGTSSTNSVSITNRIGRDFYDGRVRFLLPAGEYAVKGGQKLAQYSYSNGSKTAVVVKVNIARNATTTVSVSPSSEPVAPVTRFFQNGLYPSSSYAGTRDTYISASNTTTNYGASTALLVDGDDPNGTGRDKAILIKWDLSSIPPGSRVQSASITFDVLNPSSQSYEIYRAGKPWVEGEATWNVYRTGSSWEVPGAKGSGDRGTTVRGKLTGTSTGLQTMALNADGVALIQQWVDNPSSNFGFIIANASNTDGIDLSSREIGTASRRPKLAVTYVPASTTTAKESDVVESEDPVEPDPTSPEVLAETPEPSEPLRLEDAPPPAPASPDDFGAPVDGGDFAAEDSDRPACGATGIEALIVLAALLLRRRKP from the coding sequence ATGAGGCACACCGGTCTTCGGTTCGCGCTTCTGGGTGTGGTGGCGGTCCTGATGATGAACATGGCCGCCTCCGTCACGATCGTTCTCTGGTCCCCGCGACAGGTCAACCCCGCCTTCGTGGAGCCCGGCCGGACGTTTACCGCCGACGTTCAGGGACCCTCGTGGCTCTCCACCGGCGGATGGTCGGCCTCCCTGGCCAACGACCTGCGTTCCTGGAACTGCACGGTCACCTCCGCCGTGGCGGCGAAAATCAAGCACGGCACGCTCGACGGCTGGAAGCTGACGATCCGCGTCCCGTCCGACGTCCCTCCGGAACTCTTCAAGCTCACCGTCTCCCACTCCGCCGGCGCGAGCGCCTCCTGGAGCCACGCCGTCAGCGTGGTGCCCGACCTCGAGGCGCCCTTCTACATCCTGCACATGACCGACGAGCACGCGCGCGACCGGTACGCTTCCCAGGCCAGCGGCTACCGATCCGCGGAACTTGTGGGATGGGCGGCCCCCGTGGTCAACCTCATCAACCCCCGTTTCGTGCTCAACAGCGGTGACGACGTCCACGACTGGTGGAAGCTCAACCGGCCCGACCAGATCTCCTGGTACAAGGCCTCCAAGGCGAAATACCGCGTTCCCACGATCATCATTCCGGGAAACCACGACGTCGCCCCCATGAGCGACGCCGCCCACGCCACGACGACCCAGAAGTGGGACCGCGAGATGGGGTACCGCGGGTTCTCCGTCCGGATGGGGCCGTCCTTCTACCTCCTCGGGCACGACTATTACGACGGGTCCATGAGGACCTGGGCGTCCGAGGAATGGAACCGCAGTTTCTCGGATTCGGCCATCGCGTTCCGGGTGCTCACCCAGCACTACACGGACGCCTACGCGCTCCGGCCGGGCTCGGGGCGCTATCCCCATCTGATGCTCGTGGGACACCTTCACTACAACGACGTGGTCCAGACCACTCCTTATCCGCTTCTCATCACGACGACCGCCGCCGATTACGCCAAGTGCGGCTTCCTCGAGTTCCGCCGGACCTCGACGGGAGGGTGGTACTGCCCCTCGGTCAGCACTCATGAGAACGCCGGCAACCAGATCGCCCTCGTCGGCGACTGGGGCTCGCCCCGCATCACCACCTCCTGGGCCAAGCCCAACGACGGCACCTCCTCCACCAACAGCGTCTCGATCACCAACCGTATCGGAAGGGACTTCTACGACGGGCGTGTCCGATTCCTGCTGCCGGCGGGAGAGTACGCCGTCAAGGGTGGCCAGAAGCTGGCCCAGTATTCCTACTCGAACGGATCCAAGACCGCCGTCGTGGTGAAGGTCAACATCGCCCGCAACGCCACGACCACCGTCTCGGTCTCCCCCTCGAGCGAGCCGGTCGCCCCCGTGACGCGCTTCTTCCAGAACGGGCTCTACCCCTCTTCCAGCTACGCCGGCACCCGCGACACCTACATCTCCGCCTCCAACACGACGACGAACTACGGCGCCTCCACGGCGCTCCTCGTGGACGGAGACGACCCGAACGGCACCGGCCGCGACAAGGCGATCCTCATCAAGTGGGACCTGTCGTCCATTCCGCCGGGAAGCCGCGTGCAGTCCGCGTCCATCACCTTCGACGTCCTGAACCCCAGCTCGCAATCGTACGAGATCTACCGGGCCGGGAAACCATGGGTGGAGGGAGAGGCCACCTGGAACGTGTACCGGACCGGATCTTCCTGGGAGGTTCCGGGCGCCAAGGGGTCGGGCGACCGCGGCACGACCGTCCGCGGCAAGCTGACCGGGACTTCGACGGGGCTGCAGACGATGGCGCTCAACGCCGACGGCGTCGCCCTGATTCAGCAGTGGGTGGACAACCCCTCGTCCAACTTCGGCTTCATCATCGCCAACGCTTCCAACACGGACGGAATCGACCTCTCCTCCCGCGAGATCGGAACGGCGTCACGCCGGCCGAAGCTCGCGGTGACCTATGTTCCCGCGTCCACGACCACGGCCAAGGAATCCGACGTCGTGGAGTCGGAGGACCCCGTGGAGCCCGATCCCACGTCCCCCGAGGTCCTCGCGGAAACCCCCGAGCCTTCGGAACCCCTCCGCCTCGAGGACGCCCCGCCCCCCGCGCCGGCCTCGCCGGACGACTTCGGCGCCCCCGTCGACGGCGGAGATTTCGCGGCCGAGGACAGCGACCGGCCCGCCTGCGGCGCCACGGGAATCGAGGCGCTCATCGTCCTGGCGGCGCTCCTCCTGAGGCGGAGAAAGCCGTGA
- a CDS encoding HupE/UreJ family protein, with amino-acid sequence MRVALAAAALLTAALPARAHDDGATSHDVRVGSREIVWTVDAGVLELARVVRIEGFTPRLTELREERLRAAAAEIGEYLRAGLRLRVNGRDALLETGPLEPVYEALPPTDLRLLGRVRQQFRFRSDEEIRRIELGTDLFTAIVPSPTAMFTIRWDGKERQEVVFAPAELRYRAETFDPRWWVGALQFVRWGVHHIFIGYDHMAFLLALLLGTTRFKDLLKIVTSFTAAHSLTLLLSALDVVRVPGRLTEALIAASIVYVAIENFFVSDGRRRWLLTFGFGLVHGLGFSTNLKELLTDRVVVPVLSFNLGVELGQVAILAATFPALAWLRRTSTPDRAAPLQRRLAWAGSVPLLLLGLGWLVERAVGLEFMPL; translated from the coding sequence GTGAGAGTCGCGCTCGCGGCGGCCGCGCTCCTGACCGCCGCCCTTCCGGCCCGGGCGCACGACGACGGCGCGACGTCCCACGACGTGCGCGTCGGATCCCGGGAGATCGTCTGGACGGTGGACGCGGGCGTTCTGGAGCTCGCCCGCGTCGTGCGGATCGAGGGGTTCACCCCGCGGCTGACGGAGCTCCGCGAAGAGCGCCTCCGCGCGGCCGCCGCCGAAATCGGAGAGTACCTGCGGGCCGGGCTTCGCCTCCGGGTCAACGGGCGCGACGCCCTCCTGGAAACGGGCCCGCTGGAGCCCGTTTACGAGGCGCTGCCCCCGACGGACCTGCGCCTCCTCGGTCGCGTCCGCCAGCAGTTCCGCTTCCGCTCGGACGAGGAAATCCGCCGGATCGAGCTGGGCACGGACCTTTTCACGGCGATCGTTCCCTCCCCCACCGCGATGTTCACGATCCGGTGGGACGGCAAGGAACGGCAGGAAGTCGTATTCGCCCCGGCCGAACTGCGGTATCGCGCGGAAACCTTCGATCCGCGCTGGTGGGTGGGGGCGCTCCAGTTCGTGCGCTGGGGCGTCCATCACATCTTCATCGGCTACGACCACATGGCGTTCCTTCTCGCCCTTCTTTTGGGTACGACGCGCTTCAAGGATCTCCTCAAGATCGTCACCTCCTTCACCGCGGCGCACAGCCTGACGCTTCTTCTTTCCGCCCTGGACGTCGTGCGCGTCCCGGGACGCCTTACCGAGGCGCTCATCGCCGCCTCCATCGTCTACGTGGCGATCGAGAACTTCTTCGTCTCCGACGGCCGCCGGCGCTGGCTTCTGACCTTCGGCTTCGGCCTCGTCCACGGCCTGGGATTTTCCACGAACCTGAAGGAACTCCTGACCGACCGCGTCGTGGTGCCCGTCCTCTCGTTCAACCTGGGAGTGGAGCTCGGCCAGGTGGCGATCCTCGCGGCGACCTTTCCGGCGCTCGCTTGGCTCCGCCGGACGTCCACCCCCGATCGCGCCGCTCCTCTTCAGCGCCGGCTGGCGTGGGCGGGGTCCGTTCCGCTTCTCCTTCTCGGACTGGGCTGGCTGGTCGAACGAGCGGTCGGACTGGAATTCATGCCGCTCTGA